From the genome of Haemophilus parainfluenzae, one region includes:
- a CDS encoding ABC transporter ATP-binding protein, whose protein sequence is MRKNGFVVMGHLLKLVTPLAHIMAFTITMGTLGFLAAIFIMVLGAMGLVNLLNFDTHLSFSGILTALIVLAVVRGALRYLEQMSGHYIAFKLLALLRDKVFSSLRRLAFVKLQDKQAGQLVSLVTNDIELLEVFYAHTIAPIMIAFFTSAILLLVFAHLSGWFVVVALVAYLTVGVILPIITTKLAREDGRRYRELVGEMNDFFLDSVRGMKEIQLFGYAKQRLDEIQQRSQKIDTAFERIKDQEAKVRVYTEVTVSAFNIIMLFTGLILFSLDKIDFSAFLIGVILLMSSYGPVIALSNLSSNLLQTLASGERVLSLLAEEPELKDVESAVDLKDVSRIDVENVSFAYGEEQILSDVSLSVKKGEILGIHGRSGSGKSTLLKLLMRFYDPKSGSIKINGEILPNINTRSLRDNMAYITQQTYIFNETIEENIRLARRDATLDEIMEAAKKASIHDFILSLPEGYQTKMTELGGNLSDGEKQRIGIARAFLHNAPIILLDEPTSNLDSLNEAMILKSLLNVKAEKLIILVSHRQSTMAICDQVIGIENGRMS, encoded by the coding sequence ATGCGTAAAAATGGTTTTGTTGTAATGGGGCATTTGTTGAAATTAGTGACCCCACTGGCGCATATCATGGCGTTTACTATCACCATGGGAACGCTCGGTTTCCTTGCTGCCATTTTTATTATGGTGCTTGGGGCGATGGGGTTAGTGAATCTTCTCAACTTCGACACCCATTTAAGTTTTTCTGGAATTTTGACCGCACTTATCGTATTGGCGGTCGTTCGTGGTGCATTGCGTTATTTAGAGCAAATGTCAGGGCACTATATTGCTTTTAAATTATTGGCATTATTGCGTGATAAAGTGTTTTCCTCTTTGCGCCGTTTGGCTTTTGTGAAGTTGCAAGATAAACAAGCGGGGCAATTAGTGTCCTTGGTGACAAATGATATCGAATTGCTCGAAGTGTTCTATGCGCACACTATTGCACCGATTATGATTGCGTTCTTTACTTCTGCGATTTTATTGCTGGTCTTTGCACATCTTTCAGGTTGGTTTGTGGTTGTGGCATTAGTCGCTTATTTAACAGTGGGCGTGATTCTACCCATTATTACCACCAAATTGGCGCGTGAAGATGGCAGACGCTATCGTGAGCTAGTGGGGGAAATGAATGACTTCTTCCTCGACAGTGTGCGTGGTATGAAAGAAATTCAACTTTTCGGCTACGCAAAACAACGTTTAGATGAAATTCAACAGCGCAGCCAAAAAATCGATACGGCTTTTGAACGCATTAAAGACCAAGAAGCGAAAGTGCGAGTTTACACTGAAGTGACGGTATCGGCGTTTAACATCATTATGTTATTCACCGGCTTAATTTTGTTTAGCCTAGATAAAATTGATTTTTCTGCCTTTTTAATTGGCGTGATTTTATTGATGTCTAGCTATGGCCCGGTTATTGCGTTAAGTAACCTTTCAAGCAACTTGTTACAAACCTTGGCTTCAGGTGAGCGAGTATTGAGCTTGCTAGCAGAAGAACCAGAATTAAAAGACGTAGAAAGTGCGGTCGATTTGAAGGATGTTTCTCGCATTGATGTTGAGAACGTAAGTTTTGCTTATGGTGAAGAACAAATTTTATCGGATGTTAGCTTGTCTGTGAAAAAGGGTGAAATCTTAGGGATTCATGGCAGAAGTGGCAGCGGTAAAAGTACCTTGTTAAAACTGCTGATGCGTTTTTACGATCCTAAATCGGGTAGCATTAAAATTAATGGCGAAATCTTACCGAATATCAACACCCGTAGTTTGCGAGACAATATGGCGTACATTACCCAGCAAACCTATATTTTCAACGAAACCATCGAGGAAAATATTCGCCTTGCTCGCCGTGATGCAACGTTAGACGAGATTATGGAAGCCGCGAAGAAAGCGTCAATTCATGATTTCATTTTGAGTTTGCCCGAAGGTTATCAAACTAAGATGACCGAATTAGGCGGCAACCTGTCTGATGGTGAAAAACAGCGTATTGGTATTGCTCGTGCATTCCTACACAACGCACCGATTATTTTACTCGATGAGCCGACTAGTAATTTGGATAGCTTAAACGAGGCGATGATTTTGAAATCGTTGTTGAACGTGAAAGCAGAAAAATTGATTATTCTCGTGAGTCATCGCCAATCTACCATGGCTATTTGCGATCAGGTGATTGGCATTGAGAATGGTAGAATGTCGTAA
- a CDS encoding ABC transporter ATP-binding protein/permease, with product MMIDKRLINTVADSKKWIGITVLWNWVALIGGIISAVVFSYILQAAYFNELGPISAVILGIVLIAALALRAFAGKKSVQASYFASTKVKHELRSLIYRKLASMPLNQVNQQSTSNIIQVASEGVEQLEIYFGRYLPQLFYSLLAPLTLFAFLIFFSFKTAVILLICVPLIPMSIIAVNKIAKKLLAKYWSIYVGLGSSFLDNLQGLITLKIYQDDAYKAKAMDEEAEHFRKITMKVLTMQLNSVSLMDLLAYGGAAIGILTALLQFQADQLTVLGVILFILLSSEFFIPLRLLGSFFHVAMNGKAASDKIFTLLDTPVETQAQAVDFAAKNAIQVDIQDLHFAYSEEKPAIVGLDLSILPNQLTVFVGKSGCGKSTLVSLLMGFNKAQQGKILFNGQEIQEIDRHSFYEKVSLVSHSSYVFKGTLRENMKMAKIDATDEQIYACLEQVNLAQFVRDNGGLDMPLLSRGANLSGGQIQRLALARALLHNAELYIFDEATSNIDVESEEIILQFIQQFKQQKTIVMISHRLANAVNADCINVLEQGKLIEQGTHKELMAKQGAYAEMFQQQKDLEQIREVANA from the coding sequence ATGATGATAGATAAACGCCTAATTAACACGGTGGCCGACAGTAAAAAATGGATTGGCATCACAGTGTTATGGAATTGGGTGGCGTTAATTGGTGGGATTATTAGTGCCGTCGTGTTTTCTTATATTTTACAGGCGGCTTATTTTAATGAATTGGGCCCGATAAGTGCGGTCATTTTGGGTATCGTTTTAATTGCTGCTTTGGCGTTGCGTGCCTTTGCAGGTAAAAAATCGGTGCAGGCCTCTTATTTTGCCAGTACGAAAGTCAAACATGAGCTGCGTAGCCTCATCTATCGCAAATTGGCTTCGATGCCACTTAACCAAGTGAATCAACAATCTACGTCAAACATCATTCAAGTGGCTTCAGAAGGCGTAGAACAACTTGAAATCTACTTTGGGCGTTATTTGCCTCAGCTTTTTTATAGCTTGCTTGCTCCGCTCACACTCTTCGCTTTTCTGATCTTTTTCAGTTTTAAAACAGCCGTGATTTTGTTGATTTGTGTGCCACTTATCCCGATGTCGATTATTGCAGTGAATAAAATTGCGAAGAAACTCTTAGCAAAATATTGGTCCATTTATGTGGGGTTAGGCAGCAGTTTCTTGGATAACCTACAAGGTTTAATCACACTGAAAATCTATCAAGATGATGCTTATAAAGCGAAAGCAATGGATGAAGAAGCGGAACATTTCCGCAAAATCACCATGAAAGTGCTTACCATGCAGCTTAACTCAGTGTCACTGATGGATTTACTTGCTTACGGTGGTGCAGCGATCGGGATTTTAACGGCCTTGTTGCAATTCCAAGCCGATCAATTAACCGTATTAGGCGTCATTTTATTTATTCTGCTTTCTTCTGAATTCTTTATTCCGCTTCGTTTATTGGGTTCTTTCTTCCATGTGGCGATGAATGGTAAAGCGGCATCAGATAAGATCTTTACATTGTTAGATACGCCAGTGGAAACTCAAGCACAAGCGGTCGATTTTGCAGCGAAAAATGCCATTCAGGTGGATATTCAAGATCTGCATTTTGCTTACAGCGAAGAGAAGCCTGCGATTGTTGGCTTAGATTTAAGCATCTTACCAAATCAGCTTACGGTATTTGTGGGTAAAAGTGGTTGTGGTAAATCAACCTTGGTTTCATTGCTAATGGGCTTTAATAAGGCGCAACAAGGCAAAATTCTATTCAACGGTCAAGAAATTCAAGAGATTGATCGTCATTCGTTTTATGAAAAAGTCTCATTGGTTAGCCATAGCAGTTATGTGTTTAAAGGTACGCTGCGTGAAAACATGAAGATGGCGAAAATCGATGCTACAGATGAACAAATTTATGCGTGTTTAGAACAAGTCAATCTGGCGCAATTCGTACGAGATAATGGTGGATTAGATATGCCGCTATTAAGCCGCGGCGCGAATTTATCTGGCGGTCAAATTCAACGTTTAGCTTTAGCGCGTGCTTTATTACACAATGCCGAACTTTATATTTTTGATGAAGCAACCAGTAACATTGATGTAGAAAGCGAAGAAATTATTTTGCAGTTCATTCAGCAATTTAAACAACAAAAAACCATTGTGATGATTTCTCATCGCTTGGCCAATGCCGTGAATGCCGACTGCATTAACGTGCTTGAACAAGGCAAATTGATTGAGCAAGGCACGCATAAAGAGCTAATGGCAAAACAAGGCGCGTATGCTGAAATGTTCCAACAACAAAAAGATTTAGAACAAATTAGAGAGGTGGCAAATGCGTAA
- a CDS encoding TonB-dependent hemoglobin/transferrin/lactoferrin family receptor, with product MKKNTFLAVTYGILPIATTSISPSSFAEEQLETINVSTELDDSTKANHSEKKTAKIIQQELIQNNKDLVRYSPDVGVVDQGRHQKGFAIRGVEDNRVGISIDGVALPDSEENSLYKRYGNLNTSRQSIDPELARTIDIAKGADSFNQGSGNIGGGVNYRTLEPFDIVRNGRKFGALYRTGYASRNTEWTNTLGVAYAGEKAEALLLYSNRHGHEMKSAGGYTISEDSLYTRSRGYGKQTPDDSTHNNHNYLAKFAYRFNDNHRVGISYSGSRNKNYIIEDSATSYDRWREADDRAKRDTVNVFYEYLPDSKVIALVKTDVDYQKTQTAAYNYEGSRAQDAKPWSPAKPAEPSDTDLRFFNTRFKQINFRVDSQPFDLFANHTFSLRTSFSERKFDVLHKDLDYVPFPYYGDPKRWVQAADSTMMNPIKTHHHYVSLHDNMEFTPEWKGHLGVRYDWAKHAQQDLGSLKCDECVKNNDAKFHNISWTTGVEKIINDNWKLSYNIGSGFRMPNASEMYFDYRNSNSGKWISNPNLKAEKSLTQNLNLVGKGNLGELSLNLHYTRYKDFLFEQETAEHYTEEDPFTGDTLHKWNPVQQMQNSDAAKIYGIEFTGKLNLNEVTPMPNGWKLFSSLGYSKGGMSNGASLMSLQPIKAIIGLDYEQPEGKWGIFSRLTYLGAKKAKDAQYGDVVAKCPVPEVPYYYGTTRCPTTPNTYTELKTWKHLNNKAFVFDMFGFYKPTEDITLRAGVYNIFNRKFHTWDSLRGLNDTGGVVNSVGVDPNGKYGGYPGLQRYYQPGRNFAASIEIRF from the coding sequence ATGAAAAAGAATACATTTTTAGCAGTGACCTATGGAATTTTGCCTATTGCTACGACATCCATTTCTCCATCTTCTTTTGCAGAAGAACAATTAGAGACGATTAATGTTTCTACAGAATTGGATGATTCAACAAAAGCCAATCATTCTGAAAAGAAAACGGCAAAGATTATTCAACAAGAACTCATTCAAAATAACAAAGATCTTGTGCGTTATAGTCCTGATGTTGGGGTTGTTGATCAAGGTCGTCATCAAAAAGGTTTCGCTATTCGTGGTGTAGAGGATAATCGAGTAGGTATTAGTATTGATGGCGTAGCATTACCTGATTCTGAAGAAAACTCACTTTACAAACGTTATGGCAACTTGAATACTTCTCGGCAAAGTATTGATCCTGAATTAGCTCGAACCATTGATATTGCTAAAGGTGCGGATTCTTTTAACCAGGGGAGTGGTAACATTGGTGGGGGGGTTAATTATCGCACCCTTGAACCTTTTGATATTGTAAGAAACGGTCGAAAATTTGGCGCGTTATATCGTACTGGTTATGCATCTCGTAATACTGAGTGGACTAATACTTTAGGTGTGGCATATGCAGGCGAAAAAGCAGAAGCCTTATTGCTTTATTCCAACCGCCATGGACATGAAATGAAAAGTGCTGGTGGTTATACCATTTCTGAAGACTCACTTTATACTCGTTCTCGCGGTTATGGAAAACAGACACCTGATGATTCAACACATAATAATCATAATTATTTAGCTAAATTTGCATATCGTTTTAATGATAACCATCGAGTTGGAATTTCTTATAGTGGTTCACGCAATAAAAATTATATTATTGAGGATTCTGCAACATCATATGACAGATGGAGAGAAGCGGACGATCGCGCTAAACGAGATACAGTCAATGTGTTTTATGAATATTTACCAGATTCAAAAGTAATAGCTTTAGTGAAGACAGATGTAGATTACCAAAAAACACAAACGGCAGCCTATAATTATGAAGGTTCTCGAGCACAAGATGCCAAACCTTGGAGTCCTGCAAAACCAGCAGAGCCAAGTGATACAGATCTTCGTTTCTTTAATACTAGATTTAAACAGATCAATTTTCGAGTAGATAGTCAACCATTTGATTTATTTGCAAATCATACATTCTCATTAAGAACATCTTTCTCAGAGCGTAAGTTTGATGTGCTTCATAAAGATTTAGATTATGTTCCTTTCCCGTATTACGGGGATCCTAAAAGATGGGTTCAGGCAGCTGATTCAACTATGATGAATCCAATTAAAACTCATCATCATTATGTATCTTTGCATGACAATATGGAGTTTACACCAGAATGGAAAGGACATTTAGGTGTTCGTTACGATTGGGCAAAACATGCACAGCAGGATTTAGGTAGTTTAAAATGCGATGAATGTGTTAAAAACAATGATGCGAAATTCCATAATATTAGCTGGACAACAGGCGTTGAAAAAATAATCAATGATAATTGGAAATTAAGTTATAACATTGGTTCTGGTTTCCGTATGCCAAATGCTTCAGAAATGTATTTTGATTATAGAAATAGCAATTCTGGTAAGTGGATATCAAATCCAAATCTTAAAGCAGAAAAAAGTTTAACTCAGAATCTTAACTTGGTTGGAAAAGGAAATTTAGGTGAGCTTTCTCTTAATTTACATTATACCCGTTATAAGGATTTCTTATTTGAACAAGAAACTGCAGAGCATTACACTGAAGAAGATCCATTTACTGGCGACACTTTGCATAAATGGAACCCCGTTCAACAAATGCAAAATAGTGATGCTGCTAAAATCTATGGTATTGAATTCACTGGCAAACTTAACTTAAATGAAGTTACGCCAATGCCAAATGGCTGGAAATTATTTAGTTCTTTAGGCTATAGCAAAGGAGGCATGTCTAATGGGGCAAGTTTAATGTCTCTTCAACCGATTAAGGCAATTATTGGCTTGGACTATGAACAGCCTGAAGGTAAGTGGGGAATTTTCTCTCGATTGACTTATCTTGGCGCAAAAAAAGCTAAAGATGCTCAATATGGTGATGTTGTTGCAAAATGCCCTGTTCCTGAAGTGCCTTATTATTATGGTACAACAAGATGTCCAACAACCCCGAATACCTATACAGAGTTAAAAACTTGGAAACACTTAAATAACAAAGCTTTTGTATTTGATATGTTTGGTTTCTATAAACCAACAGAAGATATTACTTTACGTGCGGGTGTTTACAATATATTTAATCGTAAATTCCATACGTGGGATTCTTTACGTGGTTTGAATGATACTGGTGGAGTAGTTAATTCCGTAGGTGTTGATCCTAATGGAAAATATGGTGGTTATCCAGGACTTCAACGTTATTATCAACCAGGTCGCAACTTTGCAGCTTCTATTGAAATTCGTTTTTAA